CAAAAGCCGCCTCAGATTGAGCCCATTCGGTTGCCTACTGTTGAGGAAATGCGCGGCCAAGATATATGGAATAACTGTGCTGTTCGTAGCGTTGTCAGCGGAGTGATGGGTATTATTCAGTTCTGTATCATTTTGTGGTTTTTCTCGTTGTGTGTGAATTGTATTTGGTGTTTGAGGGTGGTTGTTTATTGTTTGACTTATGGATAAGCTAGGCTGGGCTTAAAATTTTGGTGTATTTGGTTAGGTAGAGTAAAAATGAATTCTTCAACCTGTAACAAGCTTGACTGTTAGTGTTTCCATACGATTGCCAAGGCATTGTCCCTTTTGAGCATTTTGTTAGATAATGTGCTAGTATATGGGCTATAATTGTTAAACTCTTTTACTTTGTTGCATGAGTCTCACTATTGGAAATCTATTCAAGGAATAATTGTCTTTCGTTATTCTTTTGTTGTTGGGATGTTTCTTTAGGAGGAGGGCTCGGGTTGTTCATGGGTCTATTTCTTGGGGCACTTGATAATCCTTTGATGCAAGAAGAAATGACTGGTAGGCAGATGTTTATATACCAAGCAAAGCAGATGGGTAGAAGGAGCTGGAGTTCATGCAAGGCCTTTGCTCTTATGGGTTTGGTTTTCTCAGCTGCTGAGTGCGTTGTTGAGAAGGTAGAGTGCAAGGGAATTCTTTCTTCTCTACTAGTGAATTTAATTATTCTTATGACAATTGTCTGGGGTGACTGAGCATAATTTACAGGCACCAAATGTTTTTAATGAAATCATGCGCAATGTAGTGATAATCACATTTGCAATCACCCAAAAAGTCTTGTACAGCAATGTGGCCCAAAGAGATATGCACTTGAGATCATTCTAAATAGATTGACAATTCACATAGAGAATTCAAAGTCAAAATTCATTAATGAAGCAAGTTTCTGCATTTGAATTTGTATCAATAGCTGACAAGGCTgtgaattttttaattttagtcaACATCTTGTTCTCTGACATTGAAGTCAAGTACCAAgaaatggattaatctttttGGTATatggttttcctttcttttcttttgggggGCTGCTGCCAGAGAGGGGGGGGGGAGGGTGGAAGGAGAGCTATTGATGTGCAAATTGCTACAACAACTTACTGGACAGACATACACGCAAAGTTTATGCAGATGAGCTTTCGTAATTAGCTGTCAAAGCTCTTCAGACGTTAAAAGAAATTGTAGGTTTTCACCTACAATAACCACTAACTACACAATCATGTCCTATTTCTTAAAGATAATTGGATTACTAACATTTAATAGAGTTGTCAGACCTTTTTAAGATTTTTATGTCCTtacaattattattattgttattttggTGGGGGTAGGGTATGGTGACAGTCAGCTGTGGTGATTGAAAGGGACTTTATATAGGCAGATACAGATGGAAAGAGGCACAGTGACAGTCATGTATAAAGGTTGCAAAGTAATGttagttttgattttttttttttttaatttttgtgtttttccaTTTGCCTTTGGTGCATTTTTACTGTATTAGACGCTTTGGGCATAACATGTAACTAAAACCTCAATGCTTGGGATCTTCTGTGCTTCTATCTGTTTGGTGTCTCATTCCAAGCTGATTAAATTTTGCTGTTGAACTTCTTTTGCTATTCTCTAGCTGTTTGGGACCTCATTCCAAGTTTGTTAGATTTTCCTTTGGAACTTCTTTTGCTATTCTTGAAACTTCATGTGAATTCATTCTGCTCgtgaaattcttcatttgaggCTAATGGAAACTTTGTGCTTCTTTGAAGGCCCGTGCAAAGCATGACACTACTAATACAGTTGTTGCAGGCTGTGTAACTGGTGGCACGATATCTGCCCGAGGTAATAGCTGATGCTGATCTCCTAAACTTGGACTCTTTTTTGTTTGTGAAGACATCATTAGGAGAATGACTCCAGTGCTCGCTAACTTAGATAACTTGTTTTACTCCTTAACGTTTGATGTAGTGAACTTTTCCTCAAACTTTTGTAGATGTTTCAAATTAGTCTTAGGGCTAACCAACCTTTTGTCTGTGGAAAATGAGAAGAACTTGTTCTTGTTAACCATATATAAGTAATTGATCAGTATAATTAGGCAGCGCTTGCATATCCCGGAGACATGTTGCTGCTAGCTGATGGTTGTAATGCATGTAATTTGTTTCTGTGGGTAATAGTAGTTGAGGGTCTAATTTTTCCCTTTGTAGGAGTTCCTATGAATAATTAGTTTGTAGTTTTGTTTCTAGATTAATAAGTAAGTTTCTTAATAGAGCTAATGCAGTATGTGAATAAAGCTTAAAGATTGAAATGcatcaaattaaattttgagttgCTTGATAAGTTTTTCTGCGAACCTTAGGATCTTTACATCAGTTTCACTCTTATTTATTAGGGAAGAAATAGTTAAATGGAAGGTCTTTATCTGGTTACTAGCTTACTGTGTGTGGGTTAAAATGGCCGATATTATGTTTATTGATCTTTAATGGAACATGGTGTTATGATCTGATAAAGTAACATTTGCGGTGGCTTAAGTTGCTCCCATTGAAGAGTGTATGTGACCTAACATGTTTATCTCTCAATCGGATACTAAGTGTGGGGCATCACACATGATCATCTAGTAGAGTTGATCAGAGAAACTAGTGTGACCAGaatgtttaaattttttatatgaTGATGCAACGTTGATTGGCTGGCAGAAAGGGCATTCATCAACGACTTTTTCTGACTTCCACTGAGACTACCAGAGCATTCATATTTGGCAACATGTTTCTTacatttttcatcttcattttcttttgctttggtTCTCTGAGGTTCCCTTGGTGGGCCTGAGCTGAAAGTATTTGATTTAAACCATGTGAAGTAGTGACTTGAAAGAGTTGTGAATCAAGTTAATTTGGGCCACTGAATACCTTGTTAATAGTGCATATCTTTGTTTTTCAATTCAAT
Above is a genomic segment from Coffea eugenioides isolate CCC68of chromosome 5, Ceug_1.0, whole genome shotgun sequence containing:
- the LOC113770894 gene encoding mitochondrial import inner membrane translocase subunit TIM22-4-like — protein: MSSQNKDSASSTGSSQEQQKPPQIEPIRLPTVEEMRGQDIWNNCAVRSVVSGVMGGGLGLFMGLFLGALDNPLMQEEMTGRQMFIYQAKQMGRRSWSSCKAFALMGLVFSAAECVVEKARAKHDTTNTVVAGCVTGGTISARGGPKAACAGCAGFAAFSVLIEKFLDRHA